Proteins found in one Triticum urartu cultivar G1812 chromosome 4, Tu2.1, whole genome shotgun sequence genomic segment:
- the LOC125550087 gene encoding DNA topoisomerase 2-like encodes MATVPRSEMLRALVLELPERFLGSVARQTRTLWVYEDGAMVRRAVSYSPALYQLLDGALLTAARRNRDHTVGSTLKVDIDVQACRISMHTTAGGPPVSLDEEEEGVYIPELIYGRITNVDDPDDLAPKLPNLFSTEFVIEIADGRLRQKSYKQAFYDNMGKRSKPTTRKCAKSANWTRVTFKPDLPKFNMTELDADIVALMKRRVLDMAGTLGKKVTVELNGEKVPVRSFSDYVQLYIDSASKEGIELPRLYKKVNDCWEVCVTLSEGQFQQVSFVNGIATIRGGTHVNHVTDQITSHLMRVVNKKKHIHIGPHTVKDRLWIFVNALIDNPAFDSLTKEALTFGPECHLPQEFLKTVSKLIMGSNLLSCAESEPNTEVHRTDGSKGTGPLRIPKLEDANDAGGSESEQCTLILTEGESAKALAMAGLSVVGRDKYGVFPLRQCTMLNARGATSTQLRQSRELQSLMEIIGLQLDKDYDSPKDLRYGHLMIMTNQDCDGYHEKGLLINFIHSQWPSLLKAPSFLSEFITPMVKATNIRSEAVKSFYSMPDYETWKKNLGGNASAWSVKYYKGLGTSTAQECRDYFEDIAHHKKDFYWADEKDDEAIELAFDKGKTGERKDWLYNYQPGTCLDRHQKSITYSDFIHKELILFSMADIERSIPSVVDGFKRGQRKVMFCSFKRHLVKEIKVSQFVGFVSEHSAYQYGETSVAHTIIGMAQDFVGSNNISLLEPRGQFGTRNSGGKDAATPKYICTMLPRIARLIFPKDDDVLLNYLHEEGVSIEPSWYMPIIPMVLVNGAEGIGTGWSTFVPNYNPRDTALLRPPLRL; translated from the exons ATGGCCACCGTTCCACGATCGGAGATGCTGCGCGCCCTCGTCCTGGAGCTGCCCGAGCGATTTCTGGGCTCGGTCGCGAGGCAAACCCGTACGCTGTGGGTGTACGAGGACGGAGCGATGGTGCGCCGCGCCGTCTCCTACAGCCCGGCGCTGTACCAGCTCTTGGACGGCGCGCTCCTCACCGCCGCGAGGAGGAACCGCGACCACACCGTCGGCTCCACGCTCAAAGTGGACATAGATGTCCAGGCCTGCCGCATCTCGATGCACACCACCGCAGGCGGGCCACCAGTCAGCctcgacgaggaggaggaaggcgtGTACATTCCGGAGCTCATCTACGGGCGCATCACcaacgtcgacgaccccgatgaCCTCGCCCCGAAGCTCCCCAACTTGTTCTCCACCGAGTTCGTCATCGAGATCGCCGACGGGCGCCTGCGACAGAAATCCTACAAGCAG GCCTTCTATGACAACATGGGCAAGAGGTCCAAACCGACGACTCGCAAGTGCGCCAAGTCAGCCAACTGGACTAGAGTTACCTTCAAGCCCGACCTCCCCAAATTCAACATGACCGAGCTCGATGCCGACATTGTCGCACTGATGAAGAGGCGAGTACTTGATATGGCGGGCACACTTGGCAAAAAGGTCACTGTCGAATTGAATGGCGAGAAGGTGCCAGTGAGAAGCTTCTCTGATTACGTGCAACTGTATATTGATTCTGCTTCCAAAGAAGGAATTGAGCTACCAAG ATTATATAAGAAAGTTAACGACTGCTGGGAGGTGTGCGTCACTCTAAGTGAAGGCCAGTTCCAGCAG GTCAGTTTTGTGAATGGGATTGCGACCATACGAGGTGGAACTCATGTCAACCACGTCACAGACCAAATTACCAGTCATCTGATGCGCGTTGTGAACAAGAAGAAGCACATCCACATTGGACCACATACAGTAAAAGACCGCCTATGGATATTTGTTAATGCGCTCATTGACAACCCTGCATTTGATTCACTGACCAAAGAGGCATTGACCTTTGGGCCCGAGTGCCACCTCCCCCAAGAGTTCCTCAAGACAG TGTCTAAATTGATCATGGGGAGCAATCTCCTCTCTTGCGCCGAGTCCGAACCAAACACTGAGGTACACAGGACTGACGGAAGCAAGGGGACAGGTCCTCTTCGCATCCCTAAGCTGGAGGATGCAAATGATGCTGGTGGGAGTGAATCTGAACAGTGCACCTTGATCCTTACTGAAGGAGAGTCAGCAAAGGCTCTAGCG ATGGCTGGTCTATCCGTAGTTGGAAGGGACAAATACGGCGTGTTCCCTCTGCGGCAGTGTACTATGTTAAATGCGAGAGGAGCAACCAGCACACAGCTGAGGCAGAGCCGAGAGCTACAGAGTCTAATGGAAATAATAGGTCTGCAACTAGACAAGGATTATGATAGCCCGAAAGACCTGCGATATGGTCATTTGATGATTATGACAAACCAG GACTGTGATGGGTACCACGAAAAAGGCTTGCTTATCAATTTTATCCACTCTCAGTGGCCATCTCTGCTAAAGGCTCCTTCCTTCTTGTCTGAGTTCATCACTCCAATGGTCAAG GCAACAAATATCAGGAGCGAAGCTGTCAAGTCATTTTACTCAATGCCAGACTACGAAACATGGAAGAAGAACTTGGGAGGAAATGCAAGTGCATGGAGTGTCAAATACTACAAG GGGCTGGGAACCAGCACAGCTCAAGAATGTCGGGATTACTTTGAAGATATTGCGCATCACAAGAAGGATTTTTACTGGGcagatgaaaaagatgatgaagCTATTGAATTGGCATTCGACAAGGGCAAGACCGGTGAGCGTAAGGATTGGCTGTACAACTACCAG CCTGGAACTTGCCTTGACCGACATCAGAAAAGCATCACGTACAGTGATTTTATTCACAAAGAGCTGATACTCTTTTCGATGGCGGACATTGAACGGTCAATACCTTCAGTCGTTGACGGCTTTAAACGAGGACAGAGGAAGGTTATGTTTTGCTCATTCAAGAGGCATTTGGTTAAAGAAATAAAG GTGTCACAGTTTGTTGGTTTCGTGTCAGAACACTCAGCGTACCAGTATGGTGAGACCAGTGTCGCACATACAATCATAGGAATGGCTCAGGATTTTGTTGGCAGCAATAATATTAGTCTCCTGGAGCCTCGTGGCCAGTTTGGCACCCGAAATTCG GGCGGCAAGGATGCTGCTACTCCTAAGTACATCTGCACTATGTTGCCGCGTATCGCCCGCTTAATTTTTCCAAAGGATGATGATGTTCTTCTGAACTATTTGCATGAGGAGGGGGTGTCAATTGAACCCAGCTG GTATATGCCGATCATTCCCATGGTTCTAGTTAATGGAGCTGAAGGCATTGGCACTGGATGGAGCACGTTTGTTCCAAATTATAATCCAAGAGACACCGCTCTTTTGAGGCCGCCGCTGCGCCTCTAG
- the LOC125550088 gene encoding LOW QUALITY PROTEIN: DNA topoisomerase 2-like (The sequence of the model RefSeq protein was modified relative to this genomic sequence to represent the inferred CDS: inserted 1 base in 1 codon; added 175 bases not found in genome assembly) codes for MATVPRSEMLRALVLELPERFLGSVARQTRTLWVYEDGAMVRRAVSYSPALYQLLDGALLTAARRNRDHTVGSTLKVDIDVQACRISMHTTAGGPPVSLDEEEEGVYIPELIYGRITNVDDPDDLAPKLPNLFSTEFVIEIADGRLRQKSYKQAFYDNMGKRSKPTTRKCAKSANWTRVTFKPDLPKFNMTELDADIVALMKRRVLDMAGTLGKKVTVELNGEKVPVRSFSDYVQLYIDSASKEGIELPRLYKKVNDCWEVCVTLSEGQFQQVSFVNGIATIRGGTHVNHVTDQITSHLMRVVNKKKHIHIGPHTVKDRLWIFVNALIDNPAFDSLTKEALTFGPECHLPQEFLKTVSKLIMGSNLLSCAESEPNTEVHRTDGSKGTGPLRIPKLEDANDAGGSESEQCTLILTEGESAKALAMAGLSVVGRDKYGVFPLRQCTMLNARGATSTQLRQSRELQSLMEIIGLQLDKDYDSPKDLRYGHLMIMTNQDCDGYHEKGLLINFIHSQWPSLLKAPSFLSEFITPMVKATNIRSEAVKSFYXMPDYETWKKNLGGNASAWSVKYYKGLGTSTAQECRDYFEDIAHHKKDFYWADEKDDEAIELAFDKGKTGERKDWLYNYQPGTCLDRHQKSITYSDFIHKELILFSMADIERSIPSVVDGFKRGQRKVMFCSFKRHLVKEIKVSQFVGFVSEHSAYQYGETSVAHTIIGMAQDFVGSNNISLLEPRGQFGTRNSGGKDAATPKYICTMLPRIARLIFPKDDDVLLNYLHEEGVSIEPSWYMPIIPMVLVNGAEGIGTGWSTFVPNYNPRDIISNLKRLLKKENLVPMDPWYKGFKGSVKKRSSEESGSAYTVTGVIEQVSDTKLRITELPIHRWTYDYKDFLVSSCLNIQKEKSKHKNKEPPFLEDFKSYCDHETVNFEVLLSEQEMNNAKQEGLEKKFKLTDVIGTTNMHLFDPEGKIRKYDTPEDILEEFFGLRLEFYARRKQVMLEVLEKELRKLENRVRFIMALLAGDIIVNHSMLADLLLVLGQQRYDPFPKKAREEPIAVGDTERNDVSRAVEGALNIRLPHPQIRTGIAHCLPPKPKQTKRAPVWGNLFFLKADFSLQNIIHLICD; via the exons ATGGCCACCGTTCCACGATCGGAGATGCTGCGCGCCCTCGTCCTGGAGCTGCCCGAGCGATTTCTGGGCTCGGTCGCGAGGCAAACCCGTACGCTGTGGGTGTACGAGGACGGAGCGATGGTGCGCCGCGCCGTCTCCTACAGCCCGGCGCTGTACCAGCTCTTGGACGGCGCGCTCCTCACCGCCGCGAGGAGGAACCGCGACCACACCGTCGGCTCCACGCTCAAAGTGGACATAGATGTCCAGGCCTGCCGCATCTCGATGCACACCACCGCAGGCGGGCCACCAGTCAGCctcgacgaggaggaggaaggcgtGTACATTCCGGAGCTCATCTACGGGCGCATCACcaacgtcgacgaccccgatgaCCTCGCCCCGAAGCTCCCCAACTTGTTCTCCACCGAGTTCGTCATCGAGATCGCCGACGGGCGCCTGCGACAGAAATCCTACAAGCAG GCCTTCTATGACAACATGGGCAAGAGGTCCAAACCGACGACTCGCAAGTGCGCCAAGTCAGCCAACTGGACTAGAGTTACCTTCAAGCCCGACCTCCCCAAATTCAACATGACCGAGCTCGATGCCGACATTGTCGCACTGATGAAGAGGCGAGTACTTGATATGGCGGGCACACTTGGCAAAAAGGTCACTGTCGAATTGAATGGCGAGAAGGTGCCAGTGAGAAGCTTCTCTGATTACGTGCAACTGTATATTGATTCTGCTTCCAAAGAAGGAATTGAGCTACCAAG ATTATATAAGAAAGTTAACGACTGCTGGGAGGTGTGCGTCACTCTAAGTGAAGGCCAGTTCCAGCAG GTCAGTTTTGTGAATGGGATTGCGACCATACGAGGTGGAACTCATGTCAACCACGTCACAGACCAAATTACCAGTCATCTGATGCGCGTTGTGAACAAGAAGAAGCACATCCACATTGGACCACATACAGTAAAAGACCGCCTATGGATATTTGTTAATGCGCTCATTGACAACCCTGCATTTGATTCACTGACCAAAGAGGCATTGACCTTTGGGCCCGAGTGCCACCTCCCCCAAGAGTTCCTCAAGACAG TGTCTAAATTGATCATGGGGAGCAATCTCCTCTCTTGCGCCGAGTCCGAACCAAACACTGAGGTACACAGGACTGACGGAAGCAAGGGGACAGGTCCTCTTCGCATCCCTAAGCTGGAGGATGCAAATGATGCTGGTGGGAGTGAATCTGAACAGTGCACCTTGATCCTTACTGAAGGAGAGTCAGCAAAGGCTCTAGCG ATGGCTGGTCTATCCGTAGTTGGAAGGGACAAATACGGCGTGTTCCCTCTGCGGCAGTGTACTATGTTAAATGCGAGAGGAGCAACCAGCACACAGCTGAGGCAGAGCCGAGAGCTACAGAGTCTAATGGAAATAATAGGTCTGCAACTAGACAAGGATTATGATAGCCCGAAAGACCTGCGATATGGTCATTTGATGATTATGACAAACCAG GACTGTGATGGGTACCACGAAAAAGGCTTGCTTATCAATTTTATCCACTCTCAGTGGCCATCTCTGCTAAAGGCTCCTTCCTTCTTGTCTGAGTTCATCACTCCAATGGTCAAG GCAACAAATATCAGGAGCGAAGCTGTCAAGTCATTTT CAATGCCAGACTACGAAACATGGAAGAAGAACTTGGGAGGAAATGCAAGTGCATGGAGTGTCAAATACTACAAG GGGCTGGGAACCAGCACAGCTCAAGAATGTCGGGATTACTTTGAAGATATTGCGCATCACAAGAAGGATTTTTACTGGGcagatgaaaaagatgatgaagCTATTGAATTGGCATTCGACAAGGGCAAGACCGGTGAGCGTAAGGATTGGCTGTACAACTACCAG CCTGGAACTTGCCTTGACCGACATCAGAAAAGCATCACGTACAGTGATTTTATTCACAAAGAGCTGATACTCTTTTCGATGGCGGACATTGAACGGTCAATACCTTCAGTCGTTGACGGCTTTAAACGAGGACAGAGGAAGGTTATGTTTTGCTCATTCAAGAGGCATTTGGTTAAAGAAATAAAG GTGTCACAGTTTGTTGGTTTCGTGTCAGAACACTCAGCGTACCAGTATGGTGAGACCAGTGTCGCACATACAATCATAGGAATGGCTCAGGATTTTGTTGGCAGCAATAATATTAGTCTCCTGGAGCCTCGTGGCCAGTTTGGCACCCGAAATTCG GGCGGCAAGGATGCTGCTACTCCTAAGTACATCTGCACTATGTTGCCGCGTATCGCCCGCTTAATTTTTCCAAAGGATGATGATGTTCTTCTGAACTATTTGCATGAGGAGGGGGTGTCAATTGAACCCAGCTG GTATATGCCGATCATTCCCATGGTTCTAGTTAATGGAGCTGAAGGCATTGGCACTGGATGGAGCACGTTTGTTCCAAATTATAATCCAAGAGACATTATTTCTAATCTGAAAAGGCTCCTTAAAAAGGAGAATCTTGTACCCATGGATCCCTGGTACAAGGGGTTCAAG GGCTCCGTGAAAAAGAGATCTTCAGAGGAATCTGGATCCGCATATACCGTGACAGGTGTTATAGAGCAGGTTTCTGACACCAAGCTTAGGATCACTGAGCTTCCCATCCACCGATGGACATATGATTATAAAGACTTCCTTGTATCCAGTTGTCTGAACATTCAAAAGGAAAAGAGCAAGCACAAGAACAAGGAACCACCGTTTCTCGAG GATTTTAAATCATATTGTGACCATGAAACTGTGAACTTTGAAGTCCTCCTGAGTGAGCAAGAGATGAATAATGCTAAGCAAGAAGGCCTTGAGAAAAAATTCAAGCTGACAGACGTAATAGGAACCACAAACATGCACCTGTTTGACCCAGAGGGTAAAATCCGAAAGTACGACACTCCGGAGGACA TTCTTGAAGAGTTCTTCGGTTTGAGGCTGGAATTCTATGCTAGAAGAAAG CAAGTAATGCTGGAAGTGCTTGAGAAAGAGCTGCGGAAGCTTGAGAACAGAGTTAGGTTCATTATGGCTCTTCTTGCTGGGGATATCATAGTGAATCACAGTATGTTGGCTGACCTATTGCTTGTACTGGGGCAACAAAGATATGATCCTTTCCCAAAGAAGGCCAGAGAAGAGCCAATCGCTGTAGGAGATACAGAAAGAAATGATGTGAGTC